GTGCGTCCCCGCGCCGTCCTCGGTGAGGCGGGCGGTGGCGGAGCGGCGCGGGTCGACGACCACGAGACCGCCGCGGGAGCGGGCACCGGCCAGATGCGCGAGGAACGGCGGCATCGTGGCGGCGACGTTCGAGCCGAGCAGGAGGATCGTGTCGGCGTCGTCGAGATCGGCGACCGGGAACGGCAGGCCGCGGTCGATGCCGAAGGCGCGGTTGCCGGCGGCGGCGGCCGACGACATGCAGAACCGGCCGTTGTAGTCGATCCGGGAGGTGCCGAGCGCGATCCGCGCGAACTTGCCCAGCTGGTAGGCCTTCTCGTTGGTGAGCCCGCCGCCGCCGAAGACGGCGACCGCATCGGCGCCGTGCCGCTCGCGCACGCCGCGCACCGCCTCCGCGACCGCGTCCAGCGCCTCGGCCCACGACACCTCGCGGAGCTCGCCGTCGGCAGCGCGCATCAGCGGGGCGCGGAGCCGCTGGCCGCTCGCCAGCAGCTCGGCGGCGGTCCAGCCCTTGGCGCAGAGCCCGCCCCGGTTGGTGGGGAACTGCCTGCCCGCGATGGTCACGGGCGTCGCGCCGTCGGCGGGCGTCAGCGTCATCGCGCACTGCAGGGCGCAGTACGGGCAGTGCGAGTCGGTCGGGGCGGGCGCGGGCGTCATCGTCAGATCCGGGTCCCCGTCTTCGCGGACAGCCGGAGGTAGACGCCCGCCGTGAGGGCGAGCATCACCGCGTAGGCGCAGACGAACCAGCCCAGCGCCGTCGTGTAGTCGCCGAAGGTGGTCTTCGAGTAGCCCAGCAGCTGGGGGATCACGAAGCCGCCGTAGGCGCCGATCGCCGAGACGAGGCCGAGGGCCGCCGCGGAGGTGCGCTGGGCTCCGACTCCGTCGCCGCCCTTCTCGCGGGCCCGGAGCGCGAACACCGTGGGGATCATCCGGTAGGTCGCCCCGTTGCCGATGCCGGCCGCGGCGAAGAGCACGAGGAAGCCGAGCAGGAACAGCCAGAAGCTGCCCAGGGGCAGTGTCGCGATGACTCCGAGGATGCCCGCGCCCATGGCGACGAACGCCGCGATGGTCACGGGGGCGCCGCCGAAGCGGTCGGCCAGCCGGCCGCCGGAGGGCCGCGCGAGCGAGCCGACGAGCGCGCCGAGGAACGCCAGCGTCAGCGTCGCCGAGCCGACCGCGAACGACGAGTACTCGGGGAAGGTGTCGGCGATGAGCTTCGGGAACACTCCGGCGAAGCCGATGAACGAGCCGAAGGTGCCGATGTAGAGCACGGCGAGCAGCCACAGGTGCGGCTCGCGCAGAGCGGCCAGGGAGGCGGCGACGTCGGCCTTGGCGGTGGAGAGGTTGTCCATCCGCTTGTACGCGCCGACCATTGCGACGACGATCAGCGGCACCCAGATCCAGCCCGCGAGCGGCAGATCGAGGGTCGCCGCCGCTCCGAGGGTGATCGCGATCGGCACGATCAGCTGCGCCACGGAGGCGCCGAGGTTGCCGCCGGCGGCGTTCAGGCCCAGCGCATAGCCCTTCTGGGCGTACGGGTAGAAGAAGGTGATGTTCGCCATCGAGCTGGCGAAGTTGCCGCCGCCGAAGCCGGCGAGCGCCGCGACGACCAGCATCACGCCGAAGGGGGTCTCGGGGTTCCCGACCGCCAGGGCCAGGCCGATGCTCGGGATGAGCAGGAGTCCCGCCGAGACGATCGTCCAGTTGCGCCCGCCGAACCGGGGGACCATGAAGGTGTACGGGATGCGGAGCGTCGCGCCGACGAGGCTCGGCATCGAGATCAGCCAGAAGATCTGCCCGGTGTCGAACGTGAAGCCCGCCGCGGGCAGCTGCACGACCACGACGGACCAGAGCTGCCAGACGACGAAGCCGAGGAACTCGGCGAAGATCGACCAGCGC
The genomic region above belongs to Rathayibacter sp. VKM Ac-2759 and contains:
- a CDS encoding MFS transporter, with protein sequence MTAAPPTTAPAPIAASGLTRRPGRWIDGWNPEDPAQWEAEGRSVAARNLRWSIFAEFLGFVVWQLWSVVVVQLPAAGFTFDTGQIFWLISMPSLVGATLRIPYTFMVPRFGGRNWTIVSAGLLLIPSIGLALAVGNPETPFGVMLVVAALAGFGGGNFASSMANITFFYPYAQKGYALGLNAAGGNLGASVAQLIVPIAITLGAAATLDLPLAGWIWVPLIVVAMVGAYKRMDNLSTAKADVAASLAALREPHLWLLAVLYIGTFGSFIGFAGVFPKLIADTFPEYSSFAVGSATLTLAFLGALVGSLARPSGGRLADRFGGAPVTIAAFVAMGAGILGVIATLPLGSFWLFLLGFLVLFAAAGIGNGATYRMIPTVFALRAREKGGDGVGAQRTSAAALGLVSAIGAYGGFVIPQLLGYSKTTFGDYTTALGWFVCAYAVMLALTAGVYLRLSAKTGTRI